From the genome of Rickettsiales bacterium:
AATGCATGACGCACCATGCTTGTGCGCGCCACTTCCCCGAACGTGCCGATATGCGGCAAACCCGAGGGACCATAACCGGTCTCAAACAGCACATAGCCTTTGGCGGGCGGAGCTTTTTCATAACGCTTCACCAGCGCTACTGCTTCCTGGAACGCCCATGATTTTGCCTGCTCTGCCAGTGCCTTATCTATCGTCATCGCTTTTCTTTCTTACGTAAAACTATGTAACACGCCCGGAATATAGCTGATTCTCGCGGTTTTTACATATTTTTTTATCATACATCCAGAAACGGCTGTATGTGGTCAGCAGGCTAGTCGCCGGAGGCGTTAGACTCATTGCAAAAGCCAGCTGGCTTTTGCAGGAGTGATATAATAACTAAAAAAAATACCCCGCCGAAGCGGGGTATCCAGGAATTTAGTTAATTACGCCAGATATTAGTTAAAGCGCCAGCGCATCGTGCAAAGCGGGCTATTGCCACCACTGCCTGTATTGACATTATAAGTGTCAGACAATGTGGTAGAGTTAGTGCCCACTGTGCAAGCTGTTGATGACGAGGACGTGGAAGAAGCAGCTGCGTTACCAGAAACAAGTGCTGCAATGATGTCACCCGTGGAACCGCGAGCCTGATTGCTGCCCGTATTCGGCATGCCGTCATCCACCTTCTTGTCCATATTATACGCTTCAAGCGGAGTAATATTGGCTGCCCTGGTCGTATATGCCGCCGTACCTGCAGCACCACCTGTAACCGTCGTCAAACCGGTCATACCATAGTAGTTAATACCGCTATCCGAACCCACGGTAATGTAATTGCCACGCCCTAACTTTGCAGCGGGAAATTCATTAGCGATAGTGATAGTTGCAGCCTGACCGGTCGTAAGCGTAATGTCGCTACCGTAAGAACCATCCATCAGGCTTGCCTGCGAAAGCTGGTACCAGAAAAGCAATGGTTCACCTACAGGAGTATTAGCGCTGTTAGGATCCTGAACTAAACCGTTGCCATCCCCAAGACCGGTAGTACCCGCTGTACCTGCGGTACCGCCGACAAGACCGAAGCTAACGGCTGAAGCCGCGGTAAGGTCACCCGGAATGCCGCTGAACTTGTTACGGAAAGTATTGACCGCCGTATTATATTTTTCGATCTGGGCAATCGTAGCACGCTGTTCAGCCGCTTTGATAAGATCCTGCCCGGTCAGAATACCGCCAACAATAAGGCCAATAATGACTAGCACGATCGAAAGTTCGATCAGCGTAAAACCGCTTTCCGCTTCACGCATCTCTGTGTTGTAATGTAATCCGGCTTTAGTCATAAAATCTCCCTGGTTGAGACTGAAAATTAATTAAAACGAACACGAAGCGAACATGCGGGATTGGTCGCCGTCAAATCATAAGCGGTCGGAGTCGTGGCACTGTTTACACAACCCGCTGTCGAACTGGTATATACAAGCGATCCGGTTGTAAAGCCGCCTGCCGCGTTAAGAGCGGTAGTGGCTGCATCAAGAGCAAAGACAGAACCTGTTGTGGGAATACCGTCATCCGTCTTTTTATCAATATTGTAGGATTCCTGTGCGTTCATGTTGTTCGTTGCAGTATAAACACCCGCAGCAGTAATGCTGGTAATGCCCGCAATAGCGTAGTAATTGATCCCGTTCGCGGAACCAACCGTGATATAATTGCCCCTGCCGAGCTTAGCGAGCGGCAAATAAGTGCTGACCGGAACAGAACCGGAAGTGGCTGTAGTTACACCCGCATTCGTAATATTAGCTGCTGGGACAAATGAACCATCCACCAGACTGGCTTGGGACATTTCCAGCCAGAACATTGCTGGTTCACCTATAAATTTCGTAGCACCGCTACCGCCTGAACCTTCAATTAAGCCATTGCCGTCGCCAATACCGGCAGCGCCTGTAAAGCCAACAGCCCCATCAATTCCGAAGCTGGTCGCACTAGCCGCGGTCAAATCCCCCGGAATGCCCCCGAACTTGTTACGGAAGGTATTGACCGCAGTATTATATTTTTCGATCTGGGCGATTGTAGCGCGCTGTTCTGCCGCCTTAATAAGATCCTGCCCTGTCAGAATACCGCCAACGATAAGGCCGATGATAACCAGCACGATGGAAAGTTCGATAAGGGTAAAACCTTCCTCATTAGCCTGGTTAAAACTCTTTGTATTGTTATGGGATACTGGCATGGGCACTCCTTCACATGAATTGTTCGTTTTCAGAGCATACTGCCGACAGGTAAAGAATTCGTTAATTCATCGCCAGGTTGCAATAATATACCCTCAGATTATAATTGTCTAACGTGCAACACATCTCAAAATCAAATAAAAAACGTTATGAGAAGCCCTCCAATGGGCCGTTTTCGCCACAAGGCTGATTAATAAGCAACAGTCGTCAAATACAACCCTTGCGGAGGCGCGGTCTCTCCACCGGCCCTGCGATCCTTTGCTGCCAGTGCATCCAGTAATTTAACGCTGTCCCATTTTGCGTTGCCTATAAGCCTGAGCGTGCCTACCAGGTTGCGCACCTGATTGTGCAAAAATGAGCGTGCCTGCACATAAATGTGAATTTCTTCACCTATTTTTACCACGTCCAGACGATCGAGTGTCTTAAGAGGGCTCTTAGCCTGGCATATACTGCTGCGAAATGTAGTGAAATCATGATGCCCGAGCAGCAATTGCGCTGCCTCATGCATCGCCCCCACATTGAGCGGCTCGGCAATATGCCATGCACGCGTCAGATCGAGTGCAAGCCGGGACTGCCTATTGATAATCCTGTAAAAATAGCTGCGCGACTTCGCACTGAATCGGGCATGGAAATCAGGATC
Proteins encoded in this window:
- the truA gene encoding tRNA pseudouridine(38-40) synthase TruA, which encodes MPRFKLTIEYDGTGLAGWQKQKDRPSIQGYLEEAVAKLSGEFQEVTGAGRTDAGVHATGQVAHVDITRSLTGYHVMHGINYHLQPLTSQVAVVAAEEADPDFHARFSAKSRSYFYRIINRQSRLALDLTRAWHIAEPLNVGAMHEAAQLLLGHHDFTTFRSSICQAKSPLKTLDRLDVVKIGEEIHIYVQARSFLHNQVRNLVGTLRLIGNAKWDSVKLLDALAAKDRRAGGETAPPQGLYLTTVAY
- a CDS encoding prepilin-type N-terminal cleavage/methylation domain-containing protein, which gives rise to MPVSHNNTKSFNQANEEGFTLIELSIVLVIIGLIVGGILTGQDLIKAAEQRATIAQIEKYNTAVNTFRNKFGGIPGDLTAASATSFGIDGAVGFTGAAGIGDGNGLIEGSGGSGATKFIGEPAMFWLEMSQASLVDGSFVPAANITNAGVTTATSGSVPVSTYLPLAKLGRGNYITVGSANGINYYAIAGITSITAAGVYTATNNMNAQESYNIDKKTDDGIPTTGSVFALDAATTALNAAGGFTTGSLVYTSSTAGCVNSATTPTAYDLTATNPACSLRVRFN
- a CDS encoding prepilin-type N-terminal cleavage/methylation domain-containing protein: MTKAGLHYNTEMREAESGFTLIELSIVLVIIGLIVGGILTGQDLIKAAEQRATIAQIEKYNTAVNTFRNKFSGIPGDLTAASAVSFGLVGGTAGTAGTTGLGDGNGLVQDPNSANTPVGEPLLFWYQLSQASLMDGSYGSDITLTTGQAATITIANEFPAAKLGRGNYITVGSDSGINYYGMTGLTTVTGGAAGTAAYTTRAANITPLEAYNMDKKVDDGMPNTGSNQARGSTGDIIAALVSGNAAASSTSSSSTACTVGTNSTTLSDTYNVNTGSGGNSPLCTMRWRFN